A genome region from Hydrogenoanaerobacterium saccharovorans includes the following:
- a CDS encoding amino acid ABC transporter permease, producing MMTVILTLLKGAQTTLMLFGITIAASLPLGFLFTLLARSKVPPVRWVMNAIIYIIRGTPLLLQLMFVYFGLPFIPGIGSALAMSRFTASCVTFVINYAAYFAEIFRGGLLAVNKGQYEAAKVLGLSKAQTLLYVVCPQMIRVALPSIGNEAVTLIKDTALVFTIGVTEIIHYAKTAVSRENDVVYYAIAGAIFLCLNSILTYAFKKIEAKYNFEKED from the coding sequence ATGATGACGGTAATTTTAACCCTGCTTAAGGGCGCTCAAACAACGCTGATGCTGTTTGGTATCACCATAGCAGCATCATTGCCTCTTGGTTTTTTATTCACACTATTAGCGCGCTCTAAAGTACCTCCGGTGCGTTGGGTGATGAACGCAATCATTTATATTATTCGTGGCACACCTCTGTTGCTTCAGTTGATGTTTGTCTATTTTGGTTTGCCGTTTATACCCGGTATTGGCAGTGCGTTGGCTATGAGCAGATTTACCGCATCCTGCGTTACCTTTGTCATCAACTATGCCGCTTATTTTGCCGAGATATTTCGTGGCGGTTTATTGGCAGTAAATAAGGGGCAGTACGAGGCTGCAAAGGTGCTGGGCTTATCGAAAGCCCAAACTTTACTGTATGTTGTTTGCCCTCAAATGATACGTGTGGCATTGCCTTCCATTGGCAATGAGGCAGTTACCCTAATTAAAGACACCGCCTTGGTGTTTACCATCGGTGTAACCGAAATTATTCACTACGCAAAAACAGCAGTCAGCCGCGAAAATGATGTTGTATATTATGCCATTGCAGGTGCAATATTTCTGTGCCTCAACTCGATTCTCACTTATGCCTTTAAAAAGATAGAGGCAAAGTATAATTTTGAAAAGGAGGACTAG
- a CDS encoding transporter substrate-binding domain-containing protein, translated as MKKFSVCLMAIIMAASVFAGCGSKPVAQSSDKSVESSSQQPSTGISSKSDLEGKIVALQADSSAEEALAGDEISSKVKEVIKFPDNIAALNDLKAGRVDAVILDEVVANYYATKDSSSFKVLDDSIAAEEYGIAFKKGNTELYDKMVAALGTMQADGTAAKISTEWFGKDIFKNNFNAPAQAIVPDTTGKKLIVGLDDSFPPMGFRDENNEIVGFDIDLAKKVGSVMGYEVVLQPIDWASKELELETGNIDCIWNALTITPERQESMLITKPYLANNQVIVVKP; from the coding sequence ATGAAAAAGTTTTCTGTTTGTCTTATGGCAATAATAATGGCAGCAAGTGTATTTGCGGGCTGCGGTTCTAAACCGGTTGCCCAATCGTCCGATAAAAGTGTGGAATCATCATCGCAGCAGCCTTCAACAGGTATTTCATCTAAATCCGACCTTGAAGGAAAAATTGTTGCATTGCAGGCAGATTCTTCGGCTGAAGAAGCACTTGCTGGCGATGAAATATCATCAAAAGTAAAAGAAGTTATCAAATTCCCTGATAATATCGCGGCACTCAACGATTTAAAAGCGGGTAGGGTAGATGCAGTGATTCTTGATGAAGTCGTTGCAAACTATTATGCTACAAAAGATTCTTCCAGCTTTAAAGTGCTTGATGATTCGATTGCGGCAGAAGAATACGGCATTGCTTTTAAAAAAGGGAATACTGAGCTATACGATAAAATGGTTGCAGCTTTGGGAACAATGCAAGCAGACGGTACTGCGGCTAAGATTTCAACAGAGTGGTTTGGCAAAGATATCTTTAAAAATAACTTTAATGCCCCTGCGCAGGCTATTGTGCCCGATACAACCGGTAAAAAGCTTATTGTAGGGTTGGATGATAGTTTTCCGCCTATGGGTTTTCGAGATGAAAATAACGAGATAGTCGGTTTTGATATTGACCTTGCTAAAAAAGTGGGCAGCGTTATGGGTTATGAAGTTGTCTTGCAGCCTATAGATTGGGCATCCAAAGAGCTTGAGCTGGAAACAGGTAATATCGATTGTATCTGGAATGCTCTTACCATCACACCTGAAAGACAAGAGTCTATGCTTATTACCAAGCCATATCTTGCAAACAACCAGGTGATTGTCGTAAAACCTTAA